In the Helicobacter cetorum MIT 99-5656 genome, AACTATATAAAGCTACAGGACTACTACCAAGCATTCTTAGATGTTTTATTGTATTAGGACAATCTTGTTTAGGATAAACTCTCTTAACCATTACCATATGAGAGAACACCCACTCACCATAAACGCCACATCTAAAGCTATAAA is a window encoding:
- a CDS encoding SEL1-like repeat protein; its protein translation is MVKRVYPKQDCPNTIKHLRMLGSSPVALYSLGQLYKKGECVEKDSQLAESYVEKSV